TATTGGACACAAATCATGATACTTCCAAAGAGGGTGTTCAAGAAGATTAATGCAATCTGTAGGTCCTTCTTATGGCGAGGTGTTGCTGAATCTTATACCCCGGGGTATATAGCTTGGGAGCAGCTTTGTAATTCTAAATCTGAAGGGGGTTTGGGGATTCGAAACTCTTTATTTTGGAATACGGCTGCGATTGCAAAATATATGTTTGGGCTATTGCCTCAAAGAAAGACAATCTTTGGGTGAGATGGATTCATAGTGTCTACTTGAAAAATGAGAATTGGTGGAACTATAGGGCTCCTACTAATGGCAGTTGGTATTGGAAGCAAATCGTGCGAGTTAAAGAAAAATACAAGCTTCTTACAAACTCTCAGGATCTTATGACCGGGAAATATAGTGTCCAAAAAGGATACAAGATGCTCTGTGTAGAACAAGAGAAGGTGCCTTGGCATAGAGAGGTTTGGAATCGCTGTAATATTCCTAAACATAGTTTTATAACATGACTGGCAATTCAAAATCGTCTGCAGACTAAGGACAGATTGTTTTCCTTCAACATATGCCAAGAAACTTTCTGTTTCATCTGTGGTGCTGCTGTTGAGTCAGCAACACATCTGTTTTTTGAGTGTGATTTCAACTCAAGATGTCTCCTAGAGATCAAGCAATGGTTAGGCTGGAAAGTGAGGAATAGACCTTTGTTGGAGCTGTTGCGGTGTATCTCGAGGGCTAAAATGCAGCGTTTCAAGAAACAGGTTTTGAGGACAGCAGTAGCTGGTTTGGTGTACCAAATTTGGGTAAATAGAAATGATTGTTTTTGGAACCAGAAAATGCAAACAATTACAGCTTGTATACAGGGGATTAAATGCAATGTAAAGCATAGAATTACTAGCATTATAGCTAACCATTTTACACATAAAGAGAAGGAATGGTTTGATactttataagttttttttttttgttgttgtatttaGCTTTTGTCCAGGCCTTTGTCTATAGGTGCTGAATAGAATGTAATGGATGTTTGAAGCAATAAAATTGATctgattcatcaaaaaaaaatagGTTGTAACACTAATGACTAATATTTTTATGCACAtgaaaaataacatatttgaacataATTTTCAATACtgtaaattattttgaattttctaaaaatttctgggatgttctaaataactataatatctacggacataaaaaaaattgcattaAAAACTGTTCACAAGtcaaaaacacaacaaaacactATTTTTCTAGGCCTACCATAAAAACACcctaaattaaaaatacaaaagtaaatttataaataaataaatctataAGCTAGTAATCCGACGTTAAGAAATAGTTTCACTCATAATCGATCTCATAGTATAATCTTATAAATAAGTTTATTCGTAATTAAATAATTTCATTCTTCATATCTGAACTAAGGCCAGCTAAATAATTTaagattaagttttttttttataattttttaagtcAAACATATGtttaataaaaaagaaattaattaagttgataatgaaacgacatatatatatatatgtataatatactTACCACCGTCGGTGAAATCCCAGCGAACAGGACGAGCAGTGAGAACATCTTCATAGTAGACAATGAAATCGGCCTTCTTCCACACGTGGCAGAGAAATCCTCCTGTGAGTTGGGTGCCGTCGTACTCCGCTTCGGTCTGGAGAAAATCGGGGCGTGGGATTCCGACTTCGTAGTGGGTGACTCGGCAATAGGGTGGGTTGTGGTCGAGGGAGTAGTAAAACGACGTGCCGTTGTTCCATTCGACGGAGTACTCCTTCTCAGCCAGCTGCTTCTGGTGGATATTGACGTTTCTGCCCCTCCGCCAGTCGTACCACACGTCCGTCACGTACAGCTGCTGGCTCTCGCTCAAGTTCATCACCACCAGTGCGTGGAATTGCTCCGGCCATGGCGACGGCAATGGAGTGCTCCATGCTTGGATTATTATCAAACACCTTATCATCATCCATACCAATCCaatcttcatcttcatcttcattttttttttttgttaattttattttctctagGTCCTTCTTCTatttaatttatatgaatattataaactataaaaaaaatatgtggaTGAAAGAGCCTTTATCCATTCATTTATTCTTATTGTGGCTCACTCTGTGTCAAGAAAGTAAGAAACTAATAAAACCAACCAgatttttctgtctttctttttaattattattttgttcaTTTTATTATGGTTGAATAGCAAAATGTATAAGAGTACTCCCAACAGTCTTCTAttctatattacaaaataaataaccAAACCATACTTTTTATAATTTACCATAAACTTTTATATTTATACTGAACCATACaacaacttttttattttttttattaattattaaaatattatatttttaaaaaatattttattcattttaagaaataaaataattaaatataataatatcacattcatatatatatatatacaaaaatttataaaaaaataataaaatatttatagtttTATCGatagtatttcactacatatgaaaaaatactattcatttaaataaaaaaaatataaatttacgtCACTTATTAGAAgactatttaattttttttttctatattataaataatatgtCATTTTACTTCTTCCATTAACATTGTTCTAATAAATAACAATTCAATTGCTGAGCAAAAGATAACAATTCATTTTGGTATGTAACACGTACTTATAATTATCTTCTTTCGCAAAAAAAATTAGGGAAAATAAAATAATCcgtatttaagaaataataatcaTATGTCTCCTAagccaaaattatatattttcttgaTAAAAGGCTAAAAGTCTCATAATACTCTCCAAgggataatctctccaccactcCCGGCACAGGAGTGCTAAAtgagctattactactactagccATGAATATGAGACACTAACACACCACAAAAGAAATTATATCTCCATGACTCATGGACATTATCAAGCCGATTTGATAGTGCATCAAAATTCCGAAGGAAATGATATATCTCTTTAAACTTGGTGGTAGGTTTATGTTAACTCTtgtatttctatttttaattagttttcaATGTATATTCccttaaatatttagaatattctattaaagtaactgctgactgtgtttttagccaacgacgtgagaacgtcaaatacgacaaaccttcaagacaATTTAAACAACAAtgacggtataataaagaaaataaagaacacacaagatttttatagtggttcagccccaatatgttggtaatagcctaatccacttagagttgtgattatagatctgtactcaagatcagatggactgagtcaactgagtctcttcagtacagattgcaaaaatacaagaattctctcaaatgctagcactttctctctctagaatactcagacccaaattttctctctctagaaagaagaagcagaagaagcccctctctcatcccataagccctctatttataggcttagggtcatacatacggtatcccctagaaccgagatattttattatatttattacatttaaattacaaagaaacattcaaaattcaaaatgtaacaaacccccatttgtgggaagaatgagatattcccgcatatcttgttgaagttgtttctgggaattttgacttagtctcctctagctagctgatccacctcctactgaccacccatgcaagtgctggtcggacatgtacatggtggtaggacatatacttgttggtcggacgtgcatggtggtaggacatacacttgttggtcggacgtgcatggtggtaggacatgcacttctctcctcatccttggggtctcctaggtccactctcttgagttctcctcagaccaaggtctcttgggctctcctcctcggacctcatccttggggtctcctaggatcactctcttggggtctcctaggaccactctcttgagttatcctcggatgcactctccttagctctcctagaatgcattctccttagcctcctaggatgcactctccttagctctcctatgatgcattctccttagcctcctaggatgcatctccttagctttcctcggaccaaggtgcacttggcttggttatgacatctttcaagcagtccaaattcttcgtcagtctaccgggtcactttttcacaactctgaggagtcaatgtatttattgactatttaatatgtcttttacggaccatgtactgccatttgtcacctctattacCACGTCATCGatatccaatttttggggataacagtaacaaaataaattgttaaaatcaataatttctgTTATATACATACTTTTTATACAGAAGAgatttataagataaaataatataataatatagaaTATATTTATACTGTAAATTCTGTAATAAAATTGTTCATGTCCGGTAATGCTAGAGAAGTCATTGATAATATCCCGAAAGTTGTATTTTTGGAATTGTGATAGTCATTCCATCCATTTCATCAAGATAAACAAGACGTATTCTATCATAACTCgttctcacaaaaaaaaaaaaatgtggcgCCAATAAAGCCGTGAGATAAAGTGCTAAAATTTGGTGTAACATTggaatgggaaaaaaaaaagaatattagctgtacaaatatataaatttatgttTTGGTTGCACTTAAAtacttagtttatttatttttagagtcATAAATACCTAAATTTTATTGATAATGGTTCAACACTAAAATAATTTTTGTCACAACTCCTATTGGTCCATGCCTCTTACATTATACGTGTGACTTTCAGTCCATTTTTGggagagattttattattatggttgttgttcccaACCAGTAATTTATAATTTCATAAACGAGTTTTATAATAATTCCTATAAAAGCAGGAGACAAGGTTTTAATTACGAGAAGAATTGTTGAGTACAGAGTACTACTATTTAcctatcaaaataatatatatatatatatatatacattgtaaTACAAGCTAAAATGATCCCTCGCCACTTTACTTCTATCATCATACTCTTAAACCAAGTCaatcatatcatatatatattttcataagAAATTGAAACTATCAAATGCAAGTTATTTTGCTAATTTTAACTCGGTAAAATGGCAAGTGTAATT
The Humulus lupulus chromosome 6, drHumLupu1.1, whole genome shotgun sequence DNA segment above includes these coding regions:
- the LOC133783077 gene encoding uncharacterized protein At4g14100-like, whose amino-acid sequence is MKMKMKIGLVWMMIRCLIIIQAWSTPLPSPWPEQFHALVVMNLSESQQLYVTDVWYDWRRGRNVNIHQKQLAEKEYSVEWNNGTSFYYSLDHNPPYCRVTHYEVGIPRPDFLQTEAEYDGTQLTGGFLCHVWKKADFIVYYEDVLTARPVRWDFTDGVIYNYVMRYEVGAVLPDSEVQAPAFCFNQDSDV